From the Quercus lobata isolate SW786 chromosome 6, ValleyOak3.0 Primary Assembly, whole genome shotgun sequence genome, one window contains:
- the LOC115995291 gene encoding 1-aminocyclopropane-1-carboxylate oxidase homolog 4-like — MAATHIATPIYDRVKEVKEFDESKMGVKGLVDSGITSIPNMFIHPPETLSTLKKPTTQTCTKKSIPLIDLSNFNIPTKRHQLVEQIRDATSSWGFFQVINHGIPLSVLDETMNAIKAFHDQPHEVKSKLYTRAHDREGVIYTSNYDLYRTNAATWHDSLAVWLSPEKKRAEEKEIPEVCRKELLAWDLHSEKVAETLLELLSEGLGLGAEKFKDLGFLVTKLIVGHYYPYCPQPDLTVGLTPHTDSGLTVLLQNQVGGLQVKHDDEWVDVEPIPGALTINIGDTIQIMSNDKYVSVEHRVLAKASKEPRISVVAFFNLETESDTNYFGPLPELLTPDKPVLYRKFTMPEFQEGFYSKGLDSKSFIQKIRL; from the exons ATGGCAGCTACTCATATTGCTACTCCCATCTATGACCGTGTGAAAGAGGTTAAGGAATTCGACGAATCCAAGATGGGTGTCAAGGGCCTCGTTGATTCTGGCattacctcaatacccaataTGTTCATTCACCCACCTGAGACTCTCTCCACCCTCAAAAAGCCCACCACTCAAACATGCACCAAAAAGTCCATACCACTAATCGACCTTTCCAACTTCAACATCCCCACCAAACGACACCAACTTGTGGAACAAATCAGAGATGCCACTTCCTCATGGGGCTTTTTCCAAGTCATCAACCATGGGATACCTCTGTCAGTCCTAGACGAAACCATGAACGCAATCAAAGCCTTCCATGACCAACCCCATGAGGTCAAGTCCAAACTCTATACCCGTGCTCATGATAGGGAAGGGGTAATATACACGAGCAACTATGACTTGTACCGAACTAACGCTGCAACATGGCATGACTCGCTCGCGGTTTGGTTGTCCCCAGAGAAAAAGCGTGCAGAGGAGAAGGAAATTCCTGAGGTTTGTAGGAAAGAGTTGCTTGCATGGGATTTGCATTCAGAAAAGGTGGCTGAGACTTTGTTGGAGTTATTGTCTGAAGGGTTAGGTTTGGGGGCTGAGAAGTTTAAGGACTTGGGGTTTTTGGTTACTAAGCTGATTGTGGGGCACTACTATCCTTATTGTCCACAGCCGGATCTGACGGTGGGGCTTACACCTCACACAGACTCAGGGTTGACTGTGTTGTTGCAGAACCAGGTGGGAGGGTTGCAAGTGAAGCATGATGATGAGTGGGTGGATGTAGAGCCCATCCCTGGAGCATTGACGATCAACATTGGCGATACCATTCAG aTAATGTCTAACGACAAATATGTAAGCGTGGAGCATCGTGTTTTGGCTAAGGCATCTAAAGAGCCACGTATCTCAGTCGTGGCATTTTTCAACTTGGAGACTGAGAGCGATACTAATTACTTTGGACCATTACCTGAATTATTGACACCTGATAAACCAGTTCTTTACCGTAAATTCACGATGCCAGAATTCCAGGAAGGTTTTTATAGCAAGGGATTGGATAGCAAGTCTTTCATTCAAAAAATCAGGCTGTGA